The following proteins are co-located in the bacterium genome:
- a CDS encoding alkaline phosphatase, whose protein sequence is MFTHLALSLCLAAGAAAPRNVVLFIADGAGFLHYEAARLHEQDPTGLQVYDGWPVRLAMCTPPDGGASDPGQTWRDPAWCDRDPTDSAAAITAMTTGVKTVNGRLAVDP, encoded by the coding sequence GTGTTCACGCATCTCGCCCTCTCGCTCTGCCTGGCCGCGGGCGCGGCCGCCCCGCGCAACGTCGTGCTGTTCATCGCCGACGGCGCCGGCTTCCTGCACTACGAGGCCGCCCGGCTCCACGAGCAGGACCCGACCGGTCTGCAGGTGTACGACGGCTGGCCGGTGCGACTCGCCATGTGCACCCCGCCGGACGGCGGGGCCTCCGATCCCGGGCAGACGTGGCGCGACCCCGCCTGGTGCGACCGCGACCCCACCGATTCGGCCGCCGCGATCACCGCCATGACCACCGGGGTCAAGACGGTCAACGGCCGCCTGGCGGTCGATCCC